One region of Baekduia soli genomic DNA includes:
- a CDS encoding diguanylate cyclase domain-containing protein, with product MEAGPTEAMPGGRHISCSMTTVMLRLVGQEHGTAGIEELLAAAGVQQTREDLENEENWVTLDEAIALLSACVQVTGDPGFPRRIGEHTVRQHAGTSVSTLLRSLGSPEAVLGAIAQAAGKLSTVSDLDAVEVEPGRAVVRAVARPGHVRHPLQCQWTTGLLATPTELFGLPRAGVRELSCQAKGDPECRYVVTWDAGQAAAGADPQQRVTALEAQLLATREGLRGVFATAAELLSTDDIDVVLARIVDRAALTVRAPRFVLAVRPRTGDEVRIYAEGVADGEAAAIAQALEAGDPLPGSALVADVASERRAYGRLCALNPEGIHFFASEQELFSLYAAHAAAVLDMATALAEADRRHDHVSALLSLAQALALGGSRQDVADSIVRTVPAIVDCDRLSVWLWDDEAGCLRVASTAGPADGDIGLLDDRMLLPSGSPALARMLGHPGPLHVERGDAGDAQVHALMELLDVLVVVAVPIIARGEFLGIVVVSVAERPERLDLDASLLQRLNGIASLAAPAIQNGRLVDELQHQASHDPLTGLANRTGFSRRVDAVLDGAGHTEVGLLFCDLDGFKTINDRHGHTSGDALLREIADRLRSVVRSGDTVARLGGDEFAVILADVRSPDEIAAAAARVRAVCAEPFRVGDSELRVGVSVGQAQWPQDGRGAEELLRVADAAMYREKTRSRAA from the coding sequence ATGGAGGCAGGCCCCACCGAGGCGATGCCCGGCGGCCGTCACATCAGCTGCTCGATGACGACCGTCATGCTGCGGCTCGTCGGCCAGGAGCACGGCACGGCGGGCATCGAGGAGCTGCTGGCGGCGGCCGGCGTCCAGCAGACCCGCGAGGACCTCGAGAACGAGGAGAACTGGGTCACCCTCGACGAGGCCATCGCCCTGCTGTCGGCGTGCGTGCAGGTCACCGGCGACCCCGGGTTCCCGCGGCGCATCGGCGAGCACACCGTGCGCCAGCACGCGGGCACGTCGGTCTCCACGCTGCTGCGCTCGCTCGGCTCGCCCGAGGCGGTCCTCGGCGCCATCGCCCAGGCCGCGGGCAAGCTCAGCACGGTCAGCGACCTCGACGCGGTGGAGGTCGAGCCGGGCCGGGCGGTCGTCCGCGCCGTGGCGCGCCCGGGCCACGTCCGCCACCCCCTGCAGTGCCAGTGGACCACCGGCCTGCTGGCCACCCCGACCGAGCTCTTCGGGCTCCCGCGCGCCGGCGTGCGGGAGCTCTCCTGCCAGGCCAAGGGCGACCCCGAGTGCCGCTACGTCGTGACGTGGGACGCCGGGCAGGCCGCGGCGGGTGCCGACCCGCAGCAGCGCGTCACCGCCCTCGAGGCCCAGCTCCTGGCGACCCGGGAGGGTCTGCGCGGCGTGTTCGCCACCGCCGCCGAGCTCCTGTCGACCGACGACATCGACGTCGTGCTGGCCCGCATCGTCGACCGCGCCGCGCTGACCGTGCGCGCACCGCGCTTCGTGCTCGCCGTCCGCCCCCGGACCGGCGACGAGGTGCGCATCTATGCCGAGGGCGTGGCCGACGGCGAGGCGGCCGCGATCGCGCAGGCGCTGGAGGCCGGCGACCCGCTGCCCGGCTCGGCGCTCGTCGCCGACGTCGCCTCCGAGCGCCGCGCCTACGGGCGCCTGTGCGCGCTCAACCCCGAGGGCATCCACTTCTTCGCGTCCGAACAGGAGCTCTTCTCGCTCTACGCCGCCCACGCCGCCGCGGTCCTCGACATGGCCACGGCGCTGGCCGAGGCCGACCGGCGTCACGACCACGTCAGCGCCCTGCTGTCGCTGGCCCAGGCGCTGGCCCTCGGCGGGTCCAGACAGGACGTCGCGGACTCCATCGTGCGCACGGTGCCGGCCATCGTCGACTGCGACCGCCTCAGCGTGTGGCTGTGGGACGACGAGGCGGGCTGCCTGCGCGTCGCCTCGACCGCGGGGCCGGCCGACGGGGACATCGGGCTGCTCGACGACCGCATGCTGCTGCCGAGCGGCTCTCCCGCGCTGGCGCGGATGCTCGGCCATCCCGGGCCCCTGCACGTCGAGCGCGGCGACGCCGGGGACGCGCAGGTCCACGCGCTCATGGAGCTGCTCGACGTCCTCGTGGTCGTCGCGGTGCCCATCATCGCGCGCGGCGAGTTCCTCGGCATCGTCGTGGTCTCGGTGGCCGAGCGCCCGGAGCGCCTGGACCTCGATGCGTCGCTGCTGCAGCGCCTCAACGGCATCGCCTCGCTGGCGGCCCCGGCGATCCAGAACGGCCGCCTCGTCGACGAGCTCCAGCACCAGGCCTCCCATGACCCGCTGACCGGCCTGGCCAACCGCACCGGGTTCTCGCGCCGCGTCGACGCCGTCCTCGACGGCGCCGGGCACACGGAGGTCGGCCTGCTGTTCTGCGACCTCGACGGCTTCAAGACCATCAACGACCGCCACGGCCACACCAGCGGCGACGCGCTGCTGCGCGAGATCGCCGACCGCCTGCGCAGCGTCGTGCGCTCCGGCGACACCGTCGCGCGGCTGGGCGGCGACGAGTTCGCCGTCATCCTCGCCGACGTCCGCAGCCCCGACGAGATCGCCGCGGCCGCCGCCCGCGTCCGCGCCGTGTGCGCCGAGCCCTTCCGCGTCGGCGACAGCGAGCTGCGCGTCGGGGTCAGCGTCGGGCAGGCGCAGTGGCCGCAGGACGGCCGCGGGGCCGAGGAGCTG